Genomic segment of Arachis hypogaea cultivar Tifrunner chromosome 16, arahy.Tifrunner.gnm2.J5K5, whole genome shotgun sequence:
ATCACATTTAATAAAAAATCATGCTTTGTAAGAAGACACTGATGTAACAAATAATTTTAGTAGAAGAACATCGggtatcttcttttcttctacaaaAGCAATTGAGATCTCTGCATGGCATATAATAAACTCTATTGCTCCAGCACCTGAGCATACACATACATATGAATGCTAATAAAAGTCaaactttgaaaaataaagattaaaatacTAATACAGAAGATATTCTTGATATGAAAAGAACCTAGGAACAAAAGTTATAAACACTAAGGCTTCTGATATAGTATATCTATTATTAACGAGATTCTATGTTCTTTAAACTTGGGACAATGAATTCAAACTTAAAAGAATCTTTTAAATGATTAGTCATGTTAAAGAAGTTAAGGGCTCACCTAATGTATCATACAAAGGAACACAATAAAGTCCATGAGCATTACAGGCCTGTAGTTATGTTGCACTTAGTCAACAAGAAACATTGAGAGGATGACAAAACAAAATGTGAAAgcgaagaaatgaaaatgaacctCCATGCTTATTATCCACCCAGGGCAATTGGCACCATAGATACCACATTTCACTCCCTGAAATTGGCATCATATTGATTAATCTCATACTGCAAGAGATGATTCTttcctaagaaaaataaaataactaaatgatCATTTCTAAGCTCTTCATGAAAAGATAGCAGCAACATCAAAGAAGTACCATACAAGAGCATTGATCAAAACAAGTGGAAAAAAATGTTTCCTTTTGTGGTAAATAGGCATAGGTGACTTGCTTGCCCGTAACCCCAACTGCAGATAGAGCTTCCAACTTTCTGTATCACCTCGTATACTTCTTTGTAAGTTTGCCACTTGTACTTGCCAACCTATAAATAGTGACACAAAATTCACAACACAATGGCATCTGAAATGATCCGTAAACTTTTTATATAACTCACATGTCCTTTATGCAGAAGCTTAAAGTGTCTCTAATGTCCCTAGTAAAAAGCGTTGCAAGACACTAAAGTTCTTTACAGATTTCTTCAGCATAAAACGAAGTTACATATAGTTGATCCGCACATTAAAtctaacttaataaaaaattagagaacTAACACCGAAAATAGAGAAGAATCCTATAAATCCATATCAGTCATGAAGAAAGAATACAAAATTGCAGGATAACACAAAAAATGAACAAAAGCTGTGATAACACTCGCAATGTCTTTCTTCCTTCATCAATCTTTGAATTGAAGACCTATATCATTGAGAAAAGTAGTGAATCATATACAAATGCTGAGcaaattttttattgatgaaAAAAATCAATTGAAGAACGAAAGAGAGAGACTAACTGATTTTGATTGAGCACGGTCAATTGAAGGTAGCAACAACAACGACACAGAGAGATGAAGTGATTAATGAAATGTGATGAATTGATTATGCTAACTAGGTTTCAGTAATATTGATGCGATTGTTATTAACAAACGCAAATTCAGAATTTCATTATGAAAATAGTAGATACAACAACTGCAAAAATAAGTATAATAATCAGAGAGACTGAGAGAAACTTACATGAACAGGATGGCGCGGCGATGGACTCggcggaggaggaggagaagaagaagaaaaagaagctctACTGATCTGCTCTCTGCCTCTCTCCGTGACGGTGACTCCTTCTCTGGTCTCTACTCTCaagtgttggagaagaagaagaagtagcagctTCACTCTGAACTTTGATTCTCTGGAAGTTTGGGGTTAATGTTTGGGAAATTGATCGAAACAAAGGACGCAGGTAATAAAGGCGGGcataattttttgttgataaaaatcGACGGTAAGTTAGTCGATTTTAGTTAAAACAAAAATCAACATATTAACtgtctattttatataataaatttacaccgtccattttattttaaaagaagatCTCAATCGTTTAAATTTATCAACGGGAAAAGTTGtcgatattataattattaaaatagacaacTGATCCGtcgattttaaagaaaaacacaattatcacCCATTATCTCGTCGGCAATGTGACGATAAGAGAAAGGTGCTGAAAGTTGCTAAAATAATAGGCAGCATTATcatcgattttaatattttatttttaataatttctttttttattttatcgacGACAAGCCGTCGAAAAATATCGACGGAAAGTTTGGCCGTCGATGTTTGGCGTCGATAATTACATTATTTCTTGTAGtgaaataaacatcctaaaatataattatagtctaatataaatcttaaaatatctttgaaatttaaaatactacataaaatatcatcaaccaaatacatatgatgttatcaaaatacaaactcaaaacttaaataataaaaaaacatatctaaatattaaatgcCAACATGAagatttatcaatcatcaaaattcgCAAAAATTCGCAAGAATTTGTTGCAAATTTTCTTCGGTGGGATCATCTTCACCTTCATTTCTACCCTCTTGAGCAAAAGAATCAAGAGATACAGCATAAAGACCACTACTACCACCGCCACTTTGATATAAATCAGCATCAATATCACCCAATAAAATACACATGTTatcattatattataaataaacagCATTCTAATAAATCATTAGAAAATAAACTATAATACTCACGCAATAAGTCATCCACATTACTAGGAAGATTAGGCGCTTTCTCTACAACCTCTTCCGTCACCCAAAAGTCAACTGAATTGATGCTTTCATAATCAATTGGATCATATTGtatcttttgctttcttttttctttttccttcctaaaaagttaaatacaatatatgaagaattaataatttacaaatttgttatgATAAAGATTACATACGAAATAATATGATATTGCATGAAACATATATTACCTGGATTTAAGACGCAAATTATAAGTAACATAAACAATATCATTCCCTCTATCATGCTCCAATCTATTCCTTCTTTTTGTATGAACATGGTAAAAGAAACTCCAATTTCTCTCACACCCAAAAGAAGCAGATATTTGTCTAAGAATGCGAACAACTATCCTTTGTAAACATGGAGTAGAACTACCGAATAACCTCCACCATTCATCTACCAATTATAAAACCATAACATATTAGAAGTTTTTAATTAAGAACATAAAAGCATAAAACAAGTTActatataaacaaatattcaAATATTCTTACCAAGCTTAAGTTTAGATGCAACTCGAATAGCTTCGGGTCTATCAAAGCTTTCCTTCCGATCTCTATATAAATGTATTTCTTTCATTGTCTCAACTGAATCCAAATTATTACATTTGCAATACAAGGTAACAAGATCAAGTAAACCTCGCATAACAGCAGGTGCTTTCttataattttcattaaaaaagaatGCAGGATTCAGGAAGTAAGCTGCTGCATGAAAATCTTTCTTCAAATGCTTGTCCCATCTTGAGTTAATAATATCTGTGTACGGTTGATATGCAGTTTTGTTTTGCTTAAACATCTTTTTAATTGCATCTTTTATCCTTAACATTCCTTCATAAACATATCCCAAAGATGGTTTATCATCAGCATCAACAAGCCTCAGCAATTTAATCAAAGAGCCCACAAGTTTACATGCAGTAAAGCAATCATCCCAAAATTTGCTATCTAAAATAATAGCACTCACAACTCTACCATTAGCACTCGTTCCTAATTTGTGACTAGTAAAAAATGAATCTACAATCAATGCTTGCGAATCCGCTTCACGATCAAAGATGCTCTTCAATGTGATAAATACAGTTGCAAAACGGTTTGCACCAGGAcgtacaatttttttttcaattaggtcttttTCTAAGTCAAGATAAGAAAACCATATGGTTGTACACAAATATTGTGATCTTTGAAGCACGTGATGCAAGGTTAGAAATTAAACACTAAATTAAACATTGAATTTGTAACGACccacatttttaaaaatataaataagttataatttagcTTATAAATTggagtttcttattttaaaaaattattttattataagtaattgaattaattttataactatttaaattcaatcaaatttatattcttatatatatttttattatgataaaatattttacataattaaaactataattctagtcatttataagtaataaaaaatatatgtatattttaattagagtaattgatatttttaatttaaaaataaagtttagttaataatattattattgagcTTAATATCAGTCGatatgaataaatatgggtattTTTCGATAAACTTAACTTTACTAATACTTCACcgtatattttttatcatttactaatatcatttatattagtaactcatatatattattacttatattttaatatatccaCTTTTCATAATtatctatttaaaatatttataacttgaaccgTTGACTAAATAGCTTAGACCCTTGACACGTGGCCACTTAGGGACACCTGCCCCTTTTAAGCAAacgcatcatcatcatcataagtcatttcaattcctttctttcttttaatcACTGAACATCACAAGAAAAATAAAACGAAAGGCCgtgagagagaaaataaaaaaccaTGGAACCTCCAACTTTCAGCGTTTGATTTCTTGaaatttgtaattataataaaaaatctaatttgataaaggtgtttgtatttttttttttttacatgttgCCTCCACTTTTGATTGGTGGAAGTTGACAGTGACGTAGCTCTCCTATCCCTTAAGTTTGGTCAACTGAAGTTCTAGGAGGTACAGACGAtttctgatatttttttttttggcagtTCAGTCAAAAAACTTTTCTGTAGCCTCGAatattttgatttcatatgaaATTAGGATTTCGGTGAACTCTGACAAATTAAATTTGTGTTGGATAAATGAATGGTTGTTATGATTGATTATTGATGGAGTTTGATTgactttatattgaattttgttgatatatTGTTATATGTGATTAAACTTGTGATTTGGTCATGTTTGTGCTGCCCAAACTGTGATAATGAGGCTGATTTGGGACTGTCAAtctattagtttttgaaaaaaatgggtGAGGTTTAATAGTCaaggaattaaattaaaagctgtGAAAAATTGGTAACCGTAAAACTTAAGAACGGGTTAagatttaaatgtatattttaaaaaaaataaggagGGTTTCGATTCTTGGTGAAGAGAAGAATCAGCTAAGAAGAATTATTTTTGAGGCAATATACTTGtatttttatgaaaagattgagtttaatattatcattatataagttttttgggtattttgggtaataaataaaATTCAGGGGTAAAACGagcattttataaaattttagagttatttatataaatatgaaacaaagttaaggtttaaatataattttataaaatattaaagtcaaaaacaaaatattaaagaatTCGTAATTTAGagagtaattaataaaaatttgaaaataaggttttataaaataagttttaagagtattataaatattattttaaatatttgtttaaaattactcatttacattagagtaaattattattacaaattattatttatcaagatatgattttataaaaatattattgtatgtattatgaaaaataaaataaagagtggTAAACAAACAAGTTTTTTTAAATGCTTTAGAAAGACAAATTTAAGTTAGGGATCTCATGATCCCCTCTTCATAAAACATCTAGGAAAAGATGAGGGAAGAATGTAAAGATAGTTTTTTATGTTAAAAGAAtgatgagaaaagaaaagaaaagaaaagaaaagaatatattaGTTAAAGGAATctttgccacaggagagcagagagcaAAGACTAAAGAAAAATATCTAAAGAACTTCTACTACAAGAGagcagagaacagaaaagaaaagaaagaaggaacaAGCTGAGATGATTGTCTACCTGCTGGAAACGAGCAGAGATATGATGGTGAGTCCACCAAGATTTGctttccagagatacatcggccaaACTAGGGGATGGtcacacctgtaagacagaggttgcttacagagattATCAATACATATATTAGCCAGAGAGAGCCTCACCTATAAGACAGagattgcttacagaggttatgtttgcatacataggctcaagagagtcgcacctgtaagacagaggttgcttacagaagtTATGATACTGGAAACCAAATTCAGACAAAAGTTGCTTAGTTATGTCGgaagcgggtcgaaaccgacagataagttcattacctgcactaggaatagacatgcattaTACCTGTTTGCACATATTTGTTTATAAATGTGTTTTTTGTAATTGTAGGTGTGCTATATAATTGCTTAATTTTTGTGTCCTTTATTTGTTACATCTAAATGTATTCTATTTAGACTtaacaaacaaaaaacacaaaaattaattatttttcaatatttaaagATTGTTGTATATGTATatcgtataaaaatataatagttaattttaatatatatttagcataattatgtgtacataaaaattaaatatcaaatcaactatcatatatttatatataaatatatatcgtgtttaatttatttttatattttaatatatattattatattttatataaatgactGATTTTGAATATATTATAGTTGCATATTCATATATTTTGGATGTTCCACTCACTAATAAcacatttaattaatattataacaaCATGTTTTCTTCGATCGTGATGACAAAAGTGTACACCATTAATGATAATAATGAACAAAGTACGTTGTTATGAATTAATTGAATGTAAATGAAAAGGATATTAAATTAATGTTAAAACTaattattaaaatacaaattttagtGATAATAGtcttataactatttttttagttaatttattttctacaatAATTACATATTTGTCATCGTTATTATCGTTATACTGATAAGTTGTAGGATTTTTATGATTATTGGAAAGATATATATCAATAATTGTTATAATtgtcattaaaaatttttaacaacaaaatataaaatgacTAATATTTAATTATCAGTAAATTTAATTAGGTCTATTTTTGttacactaaaactaaaataaattatggttgttaaatatatttttttggtaatatatatatatatatatatatgggcaaAACACTAAAATAAGCCAAGGGAAAAAAATTTTTACGCAAATCCGCTAAACCAAAATTTGGTTCATGAATCAACCAATGCatgtttatatgtagttcgaatcaaTTAGATTCGAACTTGATCTACACATAATTCGAATCATGACACAAAACtcacacacactaattcgaatcaacctgattcgaattacacacataaaataattcgaatcaggttgattcgaattacaccctcatttattaaaaaattaataatttattaaaaatttattaaaaaattaataatttaaaattaaaaaaatatatattttatttcatatattaaaaaaagctaacaaaatatttaattacgaaacttttttaaaatattaatgagttatcaattcgaatttcatacaatactcttttgtccatttttaatagctcataaatattttttaataaatttttttaaattatatggtgagatattacatgattcgaattatatggtgagcaattcgaTTCTATACAATATtcttctgcccattcttgatagctcatgaatattttttaataaatttattttaactataccacaaaaaaatattttattctatgcaaaataatttaaaaaattgattaaaaaatgttaggagtactataaaaatttgtaatgttctaatgacttaagtaaatacatgcatgtacacaaattttaaataaaatactctacatagtcaataataatttagaaattaaagaaaatattttattccatccaaaataattaaaaaatatattttattctatacaaaataatttaaaaaatggcttaaaaaatgttatgagtactataaaagtttgtaatattctagtgatttaggtaaatacatgataaaaatatattttctttaatttctaaattattatcgactatgtagagtatttctttaatgtcctaagtcattacaaatttttatagtactcctaacatcttttaaaccatttttaaattattttgcatagaataaaatattttttgtggtatgattaaaataaatttattaaaaaatattcatgagctatcaagaatgggcagGAGAGTATtatatagaattcgaattgctcaccatataattcGAATAAGAGTGATTGAACTTCCcatgcgtaattcgaatcatgtaatatctcaccatataatttaaaaaaatttattaaaaaatattcatgagctattaaaaatggacaaaagagtattgtatggaattcgaattgatagctcattaatattttaaagaagtcttgtaattaaatattttgttagctttttttaatgcatgaaataaaatatatattttttaattttaaattattatttttttaataaattattaatttttttaataaatcagggtgtaattcgaatcaccctgattcgaattattgtatatgtgtaattcgaatcaggttgattcgaattagtgtgtgtatgagttttgtgtataattcgaagcaatataattcgaattatgtgtaGATCAAGTTCAAATTTAGttgattcgaactacatataaacatGCATTGGTTGATTCATGAAATAATTTTTGGTTTGGCGGATTTGTGTAATTTTTTGCTCCCCTTGGCTTAATATAGTGATTtgccctatatatatataaagaaaaagagagaattaAGACAAAAAGAAAGTAAGGATTTAGCctacataacaaaaaaaaaataggaagaaCCAATTAGGTCATAagtcaactttttttttaatttaattttttaaataaaaaataaaaagaaaaaaatcactaAAAATGTCAATTTAATTTCACTTTCAGCCACATTCAgagtacaaaataaaaaaaataactgttTCAATCTTTATCTCGCATCGTATTGCCACTTTCATGATCTCTTTCCACATTTGCTACTCTCTAAGGATTGTCGTTCACCTTCCAATATAGTATCTTCCATTGTGAGGCTGACGCCGCCGATCGTCGTAGTCCACCGTGGAACGCCGTGACTGCCAAACACAACACCTTTTTTATCGGACGCAAGAGCCTCCGCCACACATAGGCTTCACGCCTAACAGCAGCATTGTTCACTGCGGAACCCAACGGCGCCGAGGAATGCAAGGCCATCCATTGTCGTCAAACGTGATCCCAGCATCGTCCCCTCTGCTTCGCTTCACATTCATCACGCGTTGCTTCCTTGTCTTTTCACCTCTATctagggctggcaatgggtagggtagggtagggtttggactctACCCTAACTCTATCCGcaggttgaaaattttattaaaactctaccctactctacccgcgggttgagaatatctcaaCACTAACCTTAcccgcaccctaaagttctaGACCCTACCCTACctgcagaaatatcaaatttttacaaagtaaatataaaattcaatcatttcaaattttatacatattaataacataaaaaaaactaatgcctaaaattactaaattaactaattagtttagtggttgttcacttattgtaAGTTATTATATAAGGGAGGTTGTGGGTTCAACTCTCATTTCCTTCACTATATAcccattttttaataaaatatgtgttatatatgaggtgcgggtagagtagggtagagtacaccctaaacccgtaccctaccctacccgcaggcatacccggaccgtaccctaccctacccgaacgGGTTGGATCGGATTAGATATCCGCGGAtagggtatgaattgccagccctaCCTCTATCCGCGCAAGTTGCAGGCCGCCGCCGGCAATGATTTTATTCTTTTTCGTCTTACGCCTATTGCCGCTTCTTCTTATTCTCCTTGCATTTGTTGCTATCGTGACGCCCTTCCTCTTCttcattttggattttttttcttaggttttatttatttttattattttagatgtttcttttccTACTTTTCAAATGTTTCTTTTCAAATAATTTTGGATGCAttgtttttgttaggttttgaattttttaaaataaatttttgaatttttaaaatagttctagattttttttattagattttgcaTGTTTCTCGTGATAATTTGAATTGATGTTCCTtctaaagaaattttaaaaag
This window contains:
- the LOC112754112 gene encoding long chain acyl-CoA synthetase 5 encodes the protein MPIYHKRKHFFPLVLINALGVKCGIYGANCPGWIISMEACNAHGLYCVPLYDTLGAGAIEFIICHAEISIAFVEEKKIPDVLLLKLFVTSVSSYKA
- the LOC140180040 gene encoding uncharacterized protein codes for the protein MALHSSAPLGSAVNNAAVRREAYVWRRLLRPIKKVLCLAVTAFHGGLRRSAASASQWKILYWKSIFDREADSQALIVDSFFTSHKLGTSANGRVVSAIILDSKFWDDCFTACKLVGSLIKLLRLVDADDKPSLGYVYEGMLRIKDAIKKMFKQNKTAYQPYTDIINSRWDKHLKKDFHAAAYFLNPAFFFNENYKKAPAVMRGLLDLVTLYCKCNNLDSVETMKEIHLYRDRKESFDRPEAIRVASKLKLDEWWRLFGSSTPCLQRIVVRILRQISASFGCERNWSFFYHVHTKRRNRLEHDRGNDIVYVTYNLRLKSSGGGSSGLYAVSLDSFAQEGRNEGEDDPTEENLQQILANFCEF